Proteins encoded within one genomic window of Thermus oshimai DSM 12092:
- a CDS encoding Nif3-like dinuclear metal center hexameric protein — MDRDELVAYLDEYLRIREFQDLSLNGLQVEGKREVQKVGAAVDAGLALFEKALEAGVDFLIVHHGLFWGKPFPITGHHKRRLEVLFQGGISLYAAHLPLDAHPEVGNNWEIARALGLLDLTPFDVGVKGRFPVPTPLVQVADMLGQLTGMQPLVHQGGGEWVETVTIVSGGAAGLLEKVDTDLFVTGEPKHSLFHETFERGRNVIYAGHYDTETFGVKALARHLEARFGLPWVFLDHPTGL; from the coding sequence ATGGACCGGGACGAGCTGGTGGCCTATTTGGACGAGTACCTGAGGATCCGCGAGTTCCAGGACCTCTCCCTAAACGGCCTGCAGGTGGAGGGGAAGCGGGAGGTGCAAAAAGTAGGGGCGGCGGTGGACGCGGGGCTGGCCCTTTTTGAGAAGGCCCTCGAGGCCGGGGTGGACTTCCTCATCGTCCACCACGGGCTCTTTTGGGGCAAGCCCTTCCCCATCACCGGCCACCACAAGCGCCGCCTGGAGGTTCTCTTCCAGGGAGGGATCAGCCTTTACGCCGCCCACCTCCCCCTGGACGCCCACCCCGAGGTGGGGAACAACTGGGAGATCGCCCGCGCCCTGGGCCTCTTGGACCTCACCCCCTTTGATGTGGGGGTGAAGGGGCGCTTTCCCGTGCCCACCCCCTTGGTGCAGGTGGCAGACATGCTGGGCCAGCTTACGGGGATGCAGCCTCTGGTGCACCAGGGGGGAGGGGAGTGGGTGGAGACGGTGACCATCGTCTCCGGGGGGGCGGCCGGGCTTTTAGAAAAGGTGGACACCGACCTTTTCGTCACGGGCGAGCCCAAGCACAGCCTCTTCCACGAGACCTTTGAGCGGGGGAGGAACGTGATCTACGCCGGCCACTACGATACGGAGACCTTCGGGGTGAAGGCCTTGGCCCGCCACCTCGAGGCCCGCTTCGGCCTCCCCTGGGTCTTCCTGGACCACCCCACGGGGCTATGA
- the tmk gene encoding dTMP kinase, giving the protein MRGRFLTFEGLDGSGKTTQAELLARWLRERGLRVLLTREPGGGIPEVRGLLLKGALSPEAEYLLFSADRAEHVRRVIRPALEEGAFVLSDRYLDSSLAYQGFGLGLPLPWLLQVAEGATGGLRPHLTVLLDLPPEEALRRKGVRDGIEGRDLSFFARVREGYLELARREPERFLVLDARKDKEEVQAAIRSAIMALWPEVSP; this is encoded by the coding sequence ATGAGGGGCCGCTTCCTCACCTTTGAGGGCCTGGACGGCTCCGGCAAGACCACCCAGGCGGAGCTCCTCGCCCGTTGGCTTAGGGAGAGGGGCCTTAGGGTCCTCCTCACCCGGGAGCCCGGCGGGGGGATTCCCGAGGTGCGGGGCCTTCTCCTAAAAGGGGCGCTTTCCCCCGAGGCCGAGTACCTCCTCTTCTCCGCGGACCGGGCGGAGCACGTGAGGAGGGTCATCCGCCCGGCCCTTGAGGAGGGGGCCTTTGTGCTCTCCGACCGCTATTTGGACTCCAGCCTGGCCTACCAGGGCTTTGGCCTGGGGCTTCCCCTCCCCTGGCTCCTCCAGGTGGCGGAAGGGGCCACAGGGGGGCTTAGACCCCACCTCACCGTCCTCCTGGACCTCCCCCCGGAGGAGGCCCTACGGCGCAAAGGGGTGCGGGACGGGATTGAGGGCCGGGACCTTTCCTTCTTCGCCCGGGTGCGGGAAGGGTACCTGGAGCTTGCGAGGAGGGAGCCCGAACGCTTTTTGGTCCTGGATGCCAGGAAGGATAAGGAGGAAGTCCAGGCGGCCATCCGCAGTGCCATAATGGCCCTATGGCCCGAGGTTTCGCCCTAG
- a CDS encoding DUF192 domain-containing protein, translating to MARGFALAWLLLLALAQGLTFPKSTLYVESGGKRHLLKVEVADTPERQAQGLMFRKALGEDEGMVFLFSAPSAGGFWMKNTLIPLSIAFFDRQGVILRILDMEPCRADPCPVYYPGVVYQGALEVNRGWFARRGVRPGDRVGGEALRFWPRP from the coding sequence ATGGCCCGAGGTTTCGCCCTAGCCTGGCTTCTCCTCCTGGCCCTGGCCCAGGGCCTCACCTTCCCCAAGAGCACCCTCTACGTGGAAAGCGGGGGGAAGCGCCACCTCCTGAAGGTGGAGGTGGCGGACACCCCCGAGCGCCAGGCCCAGGGGCTCATGTTCCGCAAGGCCCTGGGGGAGGACGAGGGCATGGTCTTCCTCTTCTCCGCCCCCAGCGCGGGGGGCTTCTGGATGAAGAACACCCTCATCCCCCTTTCCATCGCCTTCTTTGACCGCCAGGGGGTGATCCTCCGCATCCTGGACATGGAGCCCTGCCGGGCCGACCCCTGCCCCGTCTACTACCCCGGCGTGGTCTACCAGGGGGCCTTGGAGGTGAACCGGGGCTGGTTCGCCCGCCGGGGGGTGCGGCCCGGGGACCGGGTGGGGGGGGAGGCCCTCCGGTTCTGGCCCAGGCCGTGA
- a CDS encoding DUF192 domain-containing protein has protein sequence MLRLIGFAFLLFLFVLSFLGYFLAAGRLRTPPPPQGVVVEREGKTFTLKARLARTPEAWRLGLGLRREDLEALLYLFPEATDAPFSTEGYRFPVVVAFLDGEGRVLRVARLAPGESVAPDTAYRGILEVRAGVFEPRPGDRVLP, from the coding sequence ATGCTCCGGCTCATCGGGTTTGCCTTTCTCCTCTTCCTCTTCGTGCTCTCCTTCCTGGGGTACTTCCTGGCGGCGGGCCGCCTGCGCACCCCCCCGCCCCCCCAGGGGGTGGTGGTGGAGCGGGAGGGGAAGACCTTCACCCTCAAAGCCCGGCTGGCCCGCACCCCCGAGGCCTGGCGGCTTGGCCTGGGCCTCAGGCGGGAGGACCTCGAGGCCCTCCTCTACCTCTTCCCCGAGGCCACGGACGCCCCCTTCAGCACGGAGGGGTACCGGTTTCCCGTGGTGGTGGCCTTTCTGGACGGGGAAGGGCGGGTGCTCCGGGTGGCCCGCCTGGCCCCGGGGGAAAGCGTGGCGCCCGACACCGCCTACCGGGGGATCTTGGAGGTGCGCGCCGGGGTCTTTGAGCCCCGCCCTGGGGACCGGGTTCTGCCCTAA